Proteins encoded in a region of the Streptomyces sp. NBC_00310 genome:
- a CDS encoding undecaprenyl-diphosphate phosphatase: protein MSWFESLILGLVQGLTEFLPVSSSAHLRLTAAFSGWEDPGAAFTAITQIGTEAAVLIYFRKDIANIISAWSRSLFDKEMRSDNDAQMGWLVIVGSIPIGVLGVTLKDQIEGPFRDLRLTATMLIVMGIVLGVADRLAARDETGGKHRAAKERKSLEQLSVKDGLIFGLCQAMALIPGVSRSGATISGGLLMGYKREAAARYSFLLAIPAVIASGGYELKDAMEGGHVSWGPTIFATVIAFFVGYAVIAWFMKFISTKSFMPFVWYRIALGIVIVVLVSLGVLSPHAGESAG from the coding sequence ATGTCTTGGTTTGAATCCCTCATCCTCGGACTCGTCCAGGGGCTGACCGAATTCCTCCCCGTCTCCTCCAGCGCGCATCTGCGCCTGACGGCGGCCTTCTCCGGCTGGGAGGACCCGGGCGCGGCCTTCACCGCGATCACCCAGATCGGTACCGAGGCCGCGGTGCTGATCTACTTCCGCAAGGACATCGCCAACATCATCTCGGCGTGGTCCCGCTCCTTGTTCGACAAGGAGATGCGCAGCGACAACGACGCCCAGATGGGCTGGCTGGTGATCGTCGGCTCCATCCCGATCGGTGTCCTCGGGGTGACCCTCAAGGACCAGATCGAGGGCCCGTTCCGTGATCTGCGCCTCACGGCGACCATGCTGATCGTCATGGGCATCGTGCTGGGCGTGGCGGACCGTCTGGCCGCGCGCGACGAGACCGGTGGCAAGCACCGCGCCGCCAAGGAGCGCAAGAGCCTCGAACAGCTCAGCGTCAAGGACGGCCTGATCTTCGGCCTCTGCCAGGCCATGGCCCTCATCCCCGGCGTCTCCCGCTCCGGCGCGACCATCAGCGGCGGCCTCCTCATGGGCTACAAGCGCGAGGCCGCGGCCCGCTACTCCTTCCTCCTCGCCATCCCCGCCGTGATCGCCTCGGGCGGCTACGAGCTCAAGGACGCGATGGAGGGTGGCCACGTCTCCTGGGGCCCGACGATCTTCGCCACGGTCATCGCCTTCTTCGTCGGTTACGCGGTCATCGCGTGGTTCATGAAGTTCATCTCCACCAAGAGCTTCATGCCGTTCGTCTGGTACCGCATCGCCCTCGGCATCGTCATCGTCGTCCTGGTCTCCCTGGGCGTCCTGAGCCCGCACGCGGGCGAGTCGGCGGGCTGA
- a CDS encoding chloramphenicol phosphotransferase CPT family protein, with the protein MSPAEQAAGEQTRTPGGLIIFLNGTSSSGKSSIAAELLRILDEPYFHLPVDAFHAMRTRREMPPEQLNAVLHNTWRGYHRAIAGMAAAGNNIVMDHVLSAEWRLRDCLDLFVPQDVVFVGVHCDRAELERRERGRGDRPSGLAARQLGQVHAHGLYDVECDTGRADPLRCASLIKEFLADRPTPTAFQRLLDKRRG; encoded by the coding sequence GTGAGCCCGGCGGAACAGGCCGCCGGCGAGCAGACCCGCACCCCCGGCGGCCTGATCATCTTCCTGAACGGCACGTCCAGTTCGGGGAAGTCGAGCATCGCCGCGGAGTTGCTGCGCATCCTGGACGAGCCCTACTTCCACCTACCGGTCGACGCGTTCCACGCCATGCGTACGCGTCGGGAGATGCCACCCGAGCAGCTCAACGCCGTTCTGCACAACACCTGGCGGGGCTATCACCGCGCGATCGCCGGCATGGCGGCCGCGGGCAACAACATCGTCATGGACCACGTCCTGAGCGCGGAATGGCGACTGCGGGACTGCCTCGACCTCTTCGTGCCGCAGGACGTCGTGTTCGTGGGCGTGCACTGCGACCGCGCCGAGCTCGAACGACGTGAACGGGGGCGCGGCGACCGGCCGTCGGGACTGGCGGCGCGCCAGTTGGGGCAGGTGCACGCGCACGGGCTCTACGACGTCGAGTGCGACACCGGCCGGGCGGACCCGCTCCGATGCGCCTCGCTCATCAAGGAGTTCCTGGCCGACCGGCCCACGCCGACCGCGTTCCAGCGACTGCTCGACAAGCGGCGCGGCTGA
- a CDS encoding glucose 1-dehydrogenase, producing MSRPVTVVTGGSRGIGAATCLRLAADGHDVVVGYVHDGAAAEWIATGVRANGARCVTVRADTSVEADVDRLFETTAERLGPVTGLVNNAGMTGPFGRLADTDTDVLRRVVEVNLLGVLLCSRRAARVMSAGGSGAIVNVSSAAATLGSPGEYVHYAATKAAVDALTTGLAKELGPDGIRVNAVAPGVIDTEIHARMGDPERPDRIAASVPLRRPGRADEIASAIAWLMSPEASYTTGAVLRVSGGR from the coding sequence ATGTCACGTCCGGTCACGGTGGTGACGGGTGGGAGCCGGGGGATCGGTGCCGCGACCTGCCTGCGGCTCGCGGCGGACGGGCACGACGTGGTCGTGGGGTACGTGCACGACGGGGCGGCCGCCGAGTGGATCGCCACGGGAGTGCGGGCGAACGGGGCGCGCTGTGTCACGGTCAGGGCGGACACGTCGGTGGAGGCCGATGTGGACCGGCTGTTCGAGACGACGGCGGAGCGGCTCGGGCCGGTGACGGGGCTGGTCAACAACGCCGGGATGACGGGCCCGTTCGGGAGGCTGGCCGACACCGACACGGATGTGCTGCGACGGGTGGTGGAGGTCAACCTCCTCGGTGTGCTGCTGTGTTCGCGCCGAGCGGCCAGGGTGATGTCGGCCGGGGGGAGCGGGGCCATCGTGAACGTGTCCTCGGCGGCGGCCACGCTGGGCAGTCCCGGCGAGTACGTCCACTACGCGGCGACCAAGGCCGCGGTCGACGCGCTCACGACGGGGCTGGCGAAGGAGCTCGGTCCCGACGGGATCCGTGTCAACGCGGTCGCGCCCGGGGTCATCGACACCGAGATCCACGCGAGGATGGGCGACCCGGAACGCCCCGACCGCATCGCGGCCTCCGTCCCCCTCCGCCGTCCCGGCCGCGCCGACGAGATCGCCTCGGCCATCGCCTGGCTCATGTCCCCGGAGGCCTCGTACACGACGGGAGCGGTGCTGCGGGTGTCAGGCGGCCGGTGA
- a CDS encoding expansin EXLX1 family cellulose-binding protein — translation MAARSHRSSRTPQRRTALISVAAVAAVGLAASLAIAFGPDRETGTEASGKAGAAPVATPRATGPSSEAPERKPSATPSKSPSPSASKTTPSATPSTEPTRPKPAATRRAGSASGQLAGRIRPGVDYEGVATFYDAGTGEGGACSYGPSDDVMTAAMNTTDYEVSKACGAYVRVRAAGGAAVTVRITNECPSPCRPGQLDLSAQAFAKLAAPSRGQIPITWSLLSPGTSDTLSIRYKTGSSQYWCGIQVIGHRNPVARLEVRDGGGWAPLPRTEYNYFLSEQGGGCGGALRITDIYGERLTVEGIAVRPDVVQPTGVQFAAR, via the coding sequence GTGGCAGCCCGTTCCCACCGCTCCTCCCGTACTCCCCAGCGGCGCACCGCCCTCATATCCGTCGCCGCCGTGGCCGCCGTCGGGCTCGCCGCGTCGCTCGCCATCGCCTTCGGCCCCGACCGCGAGACCGGCACCGAAGCCTCCGGGAAGGCCGGGGCCGCACCCGTGGCCACCCCCCGGGCGACCGGTCCGTCCTCCGAGGCACCGGAGCGGAAGCCCTCCGCCACGCCCTCGAAGTCCCCGTCCCCGTCGGCCTCGAAGACCACCCCGTCCGCGACCCCGTCGACCGAGCCCACCCGGCCGAAGCCGGCCGCCACCCGGCGGGCCGGGTCCGCCTCGGGACAGCTGGCGGGACGTATCCGTCCCGGGGTCGACTACGAAGGGGTCGCCACCTTCTACGACGCCGGGACGGGCGAGGGCGGCGCCTGCTCGTACGGCCCGAGCGACGACGTCATGACGGCGGCCATGAACACCACCGACTACGAGGTCTCCAAGGCCTGCGGGGCGTATGTGCGCGTCCGCGCGGCGGGCGGCGCCGCCGTCACCGTCCGGATCACCAACGAGTGCCCGTCGCCCTGCCGGCCCGGCCAACTCGACCTCAGCGCACAGGCCTTCGCCAAGCTCGCCGCCCCCTCACGCGGCCAGATACCGATCACCTGGAGCCTGCTGAGCCCCGGCACGTCCGACACGCTCTCGATCCGGTACAAGACCGGGTCCAGCCAGTACTGGTGCGGCATCCAGGTGATCGGTCACCGGAACCCGGTGGCACGGCTGGAGGTCCGCGACGGCGGCGGCTGGGCCCCGCTGCCCCGGACCGAGTACAACTACTTCCTCTCCGAGCAGGGCGGCGGGTGCGGCGGCGCGCTCCGGATCACCGACATCTACGGAGAGCGGCTGACCGTCGAGGGGATCGCGGTGCGGCCGGACGTCGTACAGCCGACCGGGGTGCAGTTCGCCGCGCGCTGA
- a CDS encoding serine hydrolase domain-containing protein → MPLTPASRPRSRTRTRTRTRTRTRTRTGHRSRLRLCLVALLGASCLGGLLLAPTAGAADGGSDGRSERALRRQLEELVATPGGPPGVIVVLQRDRTSRVLRAGVADLATGRPIEPTDHMRIASTAKAFSGAVALRLVQQGALDLDSTIGRTLPRLPRAWRSVTLRQLLNHTSGLPDYTEDPGFLELLLADPRRTFDPRRLLDFVADEPLRFRPGSQYRYSNSDNIAVALMAEAATHRPYEELLSRIVYRPLGLRDTSLPLGYEMPEPYMHGYAVEPPAPPEDVSEALSASGVWASGGIVSTPRDMTRFIRGYAAGELTSRAVLREQRRWIEGASEPAGPGRNTAGLAIFRYDTRCGVVLGHTGNFPGYTQLIAATPDGRKSLTFSLTTQVNKTLDPDLVEKLRTIEENAVCALLGRQPG, encoded by the coding sequence ATGCCACTCACGCCCGCTTCCCGCCCACGCTCCCGTACCCGTACCCGTACCCGTACCCGTACCCGTACCCGTACCCGTACGGGTCACCGTTCCCGCCTCCGCCTCTGCCTCGTCGCCCTGCTCGGCGCCTCCTGCCTCGGCGGCCTGCTCCTCGCCCCGACGGCGGGCGCCGCCGACGGCGGCTCCGACGGCCGGAGCGAGCGCGCCCTGCGACGACAGCTCGAAGAGCTGGTCGCCACGCCCGGAGGTCCGCCAGGTGTGATCGTCGTCCTGCAACGGGACCGTACGTCACGTGTCCTGCGCGCCGGTGTCGCCGACCTGGCGACCGGCCGTCCGATCGAGCCCACCGACCACATGCGGATCGCCAGTACGGCGAAGGCCTTCAGCGGCGCCGTGGCGCTGCGTCTGGTGCAGCAGGGTGCGCTCGACCTCGACAGCACCATCGGCCGCACCCTGCCGCGGCTGCCGCGCGCCTGGCGGTCGGTCACCCTCCGCCAGTTGCTGAACCACACCAGCGGACTGCCCGACTACACCGAGGACCCGGGGTTCCTGGAACTCCTCCTGGCGGACCCTCGCCGTACCTTCGACCCCCGCCGGCTGCTGGACTTCGTCGCGGACGAACCGCTGCGCTTCCGCCCGGGCTCGCAGTACCGGTACTCCAACTCCGACAACATCGCCGTCGCACTGATGGCGGAGGCGGCGACCCACAGGCCCTACGAGGAGCTCCTGAGCCGGATCGTCTACCGGCCCCTCGGCCTGCGCGACACCAGCCTGCCCCTGGGCTACGAGATGCCGGAGCCGTACATGCACGGCTACGCCGTCGAGCCGCCCGCGCCGCCGGAGGACGTCAGCGAAGCGCTCAGCGCGTCCGGTGTGTGGGCCTCGGGCGGGATCGTCTCCACGCCGCGTGACATGACGCGGTTCATCCGCGGCTACGCCGCCGGAGAGCTGACGTCGAGAGCGGTTCTGCGCGAGCAGCGCCGCTGGATCGAGGGGGCCTCCGAACCGGCCGGTCCCGGCCGTAACACGGCGGGACTCGCCATCTTCCGCTACGACACCCGCTGCGGGGTGGTGCTGGGGCACACCGGGAACTTCCCCGGCTACACCCAGCTGATCGCCGCGACGCCCGACGGCCGGAAGTCCCTCACCTTCTCGCTCACCACCCAGGTGAACAAGACGCTCGACCCCGACCTCGTGGAGAAGCTCCGCACGATCGAGGAGAACGCGGTCTGCGCACTGCTCGGCCGACAGCCCGGCTGA
- a CDS encoding DUF3885 domain-containing protein — MAGGYHQHCLDRNINRRDRTAPPVLLMWPWPRGSFVIDPDLLAALWRERHPSGPPVAHTFRTRYADRWVRFHSLPGSKRYPESGDEYAIVLDRYNTILDELFADTDVFVVTMDWSDTPTGPPGYSTPRPTLHPDSIRWWTESDQDDPDPEFHTHTRLYADRRRWSHGCIDGLLRAVADEALVEVFIADTELRHIHHPYDGGADVILATPAERDRVRDRHTDWLSIHPAGL; from the coding sequence ATGGCGGGCGGCTACCACCAGCATTGTCTCGACCGGAACATCAACCGCCGCGACAGGACCGCGCCTCCTGTCCTATTGATGTGGCCTTGGCCACGGGGGAGTTTCGTCATCGACCCTGATCTCCTGGCGGCTCTGTGGAGAGAACGGCATCCGTCGGGCCCTCCCGTCGCTCACACGTTTCGCACCAGGTACGCGGATCGCTGGGTTCGCTTCCACAGCCTCCCCGGCTCGAAGCGCTACCCGGAGTCCGGGGACGAGTACGCGATCGTGCTGGACCGGTACAACACGATCCTCGACGAGTTGTTCGCGGACACTGATGTGTTCGTGGTGACGATGGACTGGTCGGACACACCGACCGGGCCCCCGGGCTACTCGACGCCACGGCCGACACTGCACCCGGACAGCATCCGCTGGTGGACCGAGTCGGACCAGGATGACCCCGACCCGGAGTTCCACACCCACACGCGTCTGTACGCCGACCGACGACGGTGGAGTCACGGCTGCATCGACGGGCTGTTGCGAGCAGTCGCGGACGAAGCGCTCGTCGAAGTCTTCATCGCCGACACGGAACTGCGCCATATCCACCATCCCTACGACGGCGGCGCAGACGTCATCCTTGCCACGCCCGCAGAGCGTGACCGTGTGCGCGACCGACACACAGACTGGCTTTCGATCCACCCAGCCGGCCTCTGA
- a CDS encoding DUF4291 domain-containing protein, producing MEEPLRRIRALHTASTITVYQAYSPGIGLPAVRDGRFPAAWKPDRMTWIKPSFMWMMYRSGWGMKEGQETVLAVEITRDGFEWALRHACLSSFVRGLHADRGTWQRDLKHAPARVQWDPERDLHLRPLPHRSLQLGLSGQASARYADEWIVSISDVTPLAIEIHALVRDGELDSAARLLPQEQEYPASAELLAHLCP from the coding sequence ATGGAAGAACCGCTCCGCAGAATCCGTGCGCTCCACACGGCGTCCACGATCACCGTCTACCAGGCGTACTCTCCTGGGATCGGACTGCCTGCCGTCCGAGACGGCCGCTTTCCGGCCGCGTGGAAGCCGGACCGCATGACGTGGATCAAGCCCAGTTTCATGTGGATGATGTACCGCTCCGGCTGGGGCATGAAGGAGGGTCAGGAGACCGTCCTCGCCGTCGAGATCACTCGCGACGGCTTCGAATGGGCGCTGCGCCATGCCTGCCTGTCGAGTTTCGTCCGCGGATTGCACGCCGATCGCGGCACCTGGCAGCGTGATCTCAAGCATGCACCGGCCCGCGTCCAGTGGGATCCCGAACGCGATCTGCACCTGCGTCCCCTGCCGCACCGCTCGCTGCAATTGGGGCTCTCGGGTCAGGCATCCGCGCGTTACGCGGACGAGTGGATCGTGTCCATCAGCGACGTCACCCCGCTCGCCATCGAGATCCACGCACTCGTCAGGGACGGCGAACTGGACTCAGCTGCCCGACTGCTCCCTCAGGAACAGGAATACCCCGCCAGTGCAGAACTCCTGGCTCACCTGTGTCCCTGA
- a CDS encoding nuclear transport factor 2 family protein, with translation MTQRVELATVMDRLAVDGLITEYAVAVDDGDWTAYQDLFAPEGRADYRSAGGIEGDAAQVAGWLARSMELFPMRQHLIVNRRVRFGYLEQDTGDTAQVQADYINPMRFAGHDGGSTAPDFVCGGRYAFSLIRTPDGWRLREVVVQEKWRRAPEGLTPAQHPSPA, from the coding sequence ATGACGCAGCGCGTGGAGCTCGCGACCGTGATGGACCGACTCGCCGTCGACGGCCTGATCACCGAGTACGCGGTGGCGGTGGACGACGGCGACTGGACGGCGTACCAGGACCTGTTCGCACCGGAGGGCCGCGCGGACTACCGCTCGGCAGGGGGGATCGAGGGCGACGCCGCACAGGTCGCCGGGTGGCTGGCGCGGAGCATGGAGCTCTTTCCCATGCGGCAGCACCTCATCGTCAACCGACGGGTGCGCTTCGGATACCTGGAGCAGGACACCGGTGACACCGCCCAGGTCCAGGCGGACTACATCAACCCGATGCGCTTCGCCGGACACGACGGCGGATCCACCGCCCCCGACTTCGTCTGCGGCGGGCGCTACGCCTTCTCCCTGATCCGCACCCCCGACGGCTGGCGCCTCCGCGAGGTCGTGGTCCAGGAGAAATGGCGCCGCGCCCCCGAGGGCCTCACCCCCGCCCAGCACCCCTCCCCGGCCTGA
- the lnt gene encoding apolipoprotein N-acyltransferase, which produces MRTPDWVASPWRRRGAVVVAGALPVLAFPAPGLWWFTYGALVPWMLLVRTAPTGRRAMYDGWLGGCAFMLAMHHWLLPNLHVFTFVIAGLLGALWAPWAWLVRRFLAGTPSPGRVAAALLVVPSGWLAIELVRSWQGLGGPWGLLGSSQWQVEPALRLASVGGVWLLSFLVVAVNVAVTVLVSVRRSRAPALAGLVATATATSAVWLWSPRPDVRGEVRIAVVQPGVTDGPDSRFAREETLTRRLAGQDLDLIVWGESSVGHDLADRPDLADRIAALARETDTNILVNVDARRSDRPGIYKSSVLVGPDGPTGDRYDKMRLVPFGEYIPMRSLLGWATSVGEAAGEDRRQGTTQVVFDSGKGLRIGPMVCFESAFPDMSRRLVRDGAELLLAQSATSTFQQSWAPEQHASLAALRAAETGRPMAHATLTGVSAVYGPDGERVGSWLGTDESTTAVYEVPLAGGTTPYVRFGDWPVHTALLVLVVWGTFEGVRTVRLRRRKGSPPPSAQAANPSSTARTTRSHSS; this is translated from the coding sequence ATGAGGACGCCGGACTGGGTCGCCTCCCCATGGCGGCGCCGGGGCGCCGTCGTCGTGGCCGGGGCCCTGCCCGTGCTCGCGTTCCCGGCGCCGGGCCTGTGGTGGTTCACGTACGGGGCGCTGGTGCCGTGGATGCTGCTGGTCCGCACGGCCCCGACCGGCCGCCGGGCGATGTACGACGGCTGGCTCGGCGGATGCGCGTTCATGCTGGCCATGCACCACTGGCTGCTGCCGAACCTCCATGTGTTCACCTTCGTCATCGCCGGCCTGCTGGGTGCGCTGTGGGCGCCGTGGGCCTGGCTGGTGCGCCGGTTCCTGGCCGGTACGCCCTCGCCGGGGCGGGTCGCCGCCGCGCTGCTCGTCGTGCCGTCGGGCTGGCTGGCGATCGAGCTCGTCCGCTCCTGGCAGGGCCTCGGCGGGCCGTGGGGCCTGCTGGGGTCCAGCCAGTGGCAGGTGGAACCGGCGCTGCGGCTGGCCTCGGTCGGCGGGGTCTGGCTGCTCAGCTTCCTGGTGGTGGCCGTCAACGTCGCGGTCACCGTGCTGGTCTCGGTACGCCGGTCCCGGGCGCCGGCGCTCGCCGGTCTCGTCGCGACGGCCACCGCGACCTCGGCGGTGTGGCTCTGGTCGCCGCGACCCGACGTCCGGGGCGAGGTGCGGATCGCCGTCGTACAGCCCGGTGTGACCGACGGCCCCGACAGCCGGTTCGCCCGCGAGGAGACGCTCACCCGGCGGCTCGCCGGTCAGGACCTGGACCTGATCGTGTGGGGCGAGAGCAGCGTGGGCCACGACCTGGCCGACCGGCCCGACCTCGCCGACCGGATCGCCGCCCTGGCCCGTGAGACGGACACGAACATCCTGGTGAACGTCGACGCCCGCCGCTCCGACCGTCCGGGCATCTACAAGAGCTCGGTGCTCGTCGGCCCCGACGGCCCCACCGGCGACCGCTACGACAAGATGCGCCTCGTCCCCTTCGGCGAGTACATCCCGATGCGCTCGCTCCTCGGCTGGGCGACCTCCGTCGGCGAGGCGGCCGGCGAGGACCGCAGGCAGGGCACCACCCAGGTCGTGTTCGACTCCGGGAAGGGGCTGCGCATCGGCCCCATGGTCTGCTTCGAGTCCGCGTTCCCGGACATGAGCCGCCGTCTCGTCCGGGACGGCGCCGAGTTGCTGCTCGCGCAGTCGGCGACCTCGACGTTCCAGCAGAGCTGGGCCCCGGAACAGCACGCCTCGCTGGCAGCGCTGCGGGCCGCCGAGACCGGCCGCCCGATGGCGCACGCGACACTCACCGGCGTCTCGGCGGTGTACGGCCCGGACGGCGAGCGCGTCGGCTCCTGGCTCGGCACGGACGAGAGCACGACGGCCGTGTACGAGGTACCGCTGGCCGGCGGTACGACGCCGTACGTCCGCTTCGGCGACTGGCCGGTGCACACGGCGCTGCTGGTGCTGGTGGTGTGGGGCACCTTCGAGGGCGTTCGGACCGTGCGGCTCAGGCGGCGGAAGGGTTCGCCGCCGCCCTCGGCTCAGGCGGCGAACCCGTCCTCCACCGCGCGCACCACCCGCTCGCACAGTTCATGA
- a CDS encoding Gfo/Idh/MocA family protein, with the protein MKVGCIGLGDIAQKAYLPVLGTRPGLELHLQTRTPDTLTRVADGLHLPPGQRHTDLDALLAQNLDAAFVHAPTGAHPEIVERLLEAGIPTYVDKPLAYELADSERLVRLAEERNTGLAVGFNRRYAPGYAQCADHPRELILMQKNRIGLPELPRTMILDDFIHVVDTLRFLVPGEVEDVTVRARTEGGLLHHVVLQLSGAGFTALGVMNRLSGSAEEILEVSGQDTKRQVVNLAEVVDHKGQPSVRRRGDWVPVARQRGVEQAVLAFLDAVRAGKVLSARDALATHELCERVVRAVEDGFAA; encoded by the coding sequence GTGAAGGTCGGCTGCATCGGGCTCGGCGACATCGCGCAGAAGGCGTATCTGCCGGTGCTCGGCACCAGGCCGGGGCTCGAACTCCATCTGCAGACGCGGACCCCCGACACCCTCACCCGCGTGGCCGACGGCCTCCACCTCCCGCCCGGACAGCGGCACACCGACCTCGACGCGCTGCTCGCCCAGAACCTCGACGCGGCCTTCGTGCACGCGCCCACCGGCGCCCACCCCGAGATCGTGGAGCGGCTGCTGGAGGCGGGCATACCGACGTACGTCGACAAGCCGCTCGCGTACGAACTCGCCGACTCCGAACGGCTCGTACGGCTCGCGGAGGAGCGGAACACCGGGCTCGCCGTGGGCTTCAACCGACGGTACGCACCGGGGTACGCGCAGTGCGCCGACCACCCGCGCGAGCTGATCCTCATGCAGAAGAACCGCATCGGCCTGCCCGAGCTGCCGCGCACGATGATCCTGGACGACTTCATCCACGTCGTCGACACCCTGCGGTTCCTGGTGCCGGGGGAGGTGGAGGACGTGACCGTCCGCGCCCGGACCGAGGGCGGGCTGCTGCACCACGTCGTGCTGCAGCTCTCCGGGGCCGGGTTCACCGCGCTCGGCGTCATGAACCGGCTCAGTGGCTCGGCGGAGGAGATCCTCGAGGTGTCCGGGCAGGACACCAAGCGGCAGGTGGTGAACCTCGCCGAGGTCGTCGACCACAAGGGGCAGCCGTCCGTGCGGCGGCGCGGTGACTGGGTGCCGGTGGCCCGGCAGCGCGGCGTCGAACAGGCCGTCCTCGCCTTCCTCGACGCGGTGCGCGCGGGCAAGGTGCTCAGCGCGAGGGACGCGCTGGCGACTCATGAACTGTGCGAGCGGGTGGTGCGCGCGGTGGAGGACGGGTTCGCCGCCTGA
- a CDS encoding DinB family protein, producing the protein MTIQRTEPSVTAGERTMLEGWLDYHRETLAIKCEGLDDARLRTASVPPSELSLLGLVRHMAEVERIWFRKVLVDDDQGPIYFSEEDPDGEFHLTEADTWEEARGTWQEEIAIARRNVEGFALDDVGKAVHRRAGEAPSLRWIYTHMIEEYARHNGHADLIRERIDGTVGY; encoded by the coding sequence ATGACTATCCAGCGCACCGAACCCTCCGTCACCGCCGGTGAACGGACCATGCTCGAAGGCTGGCTCGACTACCACCGCGAGACGCTCGCGATCAAGTGCGAGGGCCTCGACGACGCCCGGCTGAGGACCGCCTCGGTGCCGCCTTCGGAGCTGTCCCTGCTGGGGCTGGTACGGCACATGGCCGAGGTCGAGCGCATCTGGTTCCGCAAGGTGCTGGTGGACGACGACCAGGGGCCCATCTACTTCAGTGAGGAGGACCCGGACGGGGAGTTCCACCTCACCGAGGCGGACACCTGGGAGGAGGCGCGCGGCACCTGGCAGGAGGAGATCGCGATCGCCCGGCGCAACGTGGAGGGCTTCGCCCTGGACGACGTCGGCAAGGCCGTGCACCGGCGAGCGGGCGAGGCGCCGAGCCTGCGGTGGATCTACACCCACATGATCGAGGAGTACGCGCGGCACAACGGGCACGCGGACCTGATCCGGGAGCGGATCGACGGGACCGTCGGGTACTGA